A genomic stretch from Gopherus evgoodei ecotype Sinaloan lineage chromosome 18, rGopEvg1_v1.p, whole genome shotgun sequence includes:
- the MTHFR gene encoding methylenetetrahydrofolate reductase isoform X1, producing the protein MVNEPHSASSGSASSRSDGSSSGSEGSKDSSRCSTPVLDAERHERLREKMRRRYDSGDKWFSLEFFPPRTANGAVNLISRFDRMGMGGPLFIDVTWHPAGDPGSDKETSSMIIANTAVNYCGLETVLHMTCCNQTKEEITGHLQKAKHLGLKNIMALRGDPIGEEWEEEVEGFNYAVDLVKHIRCEFDDYFDICVAGYPKGHPEAESYEADLRHLKEKVSAGADFIITQLFFRSETFLAFMKDCQAIGITCPIVPGIFPIQGYHSLRQLVKLSKLEVPQEIKEVIEPIKDNDAAIRNYGVELAVSMCRELLDSGMVSGLHFYTLNREVATTEILKRLGIWKEDPRRPLPWAVSAHPKRRVEDVRPIFWASRPKSYIHRTQEWDDFPNGRWGNSSSPAFGELKDYYLFYLKSKSPREELLKMWGEELMSEESLFEVFTCYISGEPNRKGHKVTCLPWNDDPLAAETNLLKEQLEKVNRRGILTINSQPNINGKPSTDPIVGWGPSGGYVFQKAYLEFFTSSENITALLKVLKMKKYELRVNYHIVNVRGENITNAPDLQPNAVTWGIFPGREIIQPTVVDPVSFMYWKDEAFALWIEQWAKLYEEESPSRMIIQYIHDNYYLVNLVDNEFPLENCLWQVMEDTFELLNCPTEQ; encoded by the exons ATGGTCAACGAGCCCCATAGTGCCAGCAGTGGGAGCGCCAGTTCCAGGTCGGatggcagcagcagcggcagtgaGGGCTCCAAGGACAGCTCACGATGCTCCACCCCCGTCCTGGATGCTGAGCGCCACGAGCGGCTGCGGGAGAAGATGCGCCGGCGATATGACTCCGGGGACAAGTGGTTCTCCTTAGAGTTCTTCCCCCCTCGGACGGCTAATGGTGCGGTCAACCTGATCTCCAG GTTCGACCGCATGGGGATGGGTGGCCCGCTTTTCATTGACGTGACCTGGCACCCAGCAGGGGACCCAGGCTCAGACAAGGAGACCTCCTCCATGATCATCGCCAACACGGCTGTCAACTACTGTGGCCTGGAGACCGTCCTGCACATGACATGTTGCAACCAGACCAAGGAGGAGATCACAGGGCATCTGCAGAAGGCCAAGCATCTGGGGCTGAAGAACATCATGGCGCTGCGAGGAG ACCCCATTGGTGAGGagtgggaggaagaggtggaaggCTTCAACTATGCCGTTGACTTGGTGAAGCACATTCGCTGCGAGTTCGATGACTATTTTGACATCTgcgtggcag GTTATCCCAAGGGCCACCCTGAAGCTGAGAGCTATGAAGCCGACCTGAGGCACTTGAAGGAGAAAGTCTCTGCTGGGGCTGACTTCATCATCAcgcagctcttcttcaggtccgaGACCTTCCTCGCGTTCATGAAGGATTGTCAGGCCATTGGCATCACGTGCCCCATCGTACCTGGCATCTTTCCCATACAG GGTTACCATTCTCTGCGCCAGCTCGTGAAGCTCTCCAAACTTGAGGTGCCGCAGGAGATCAAAGAAGTGATCGAGCCCATCAAGGACAATGACGCAGCCATCCGGAACTACGGGGTGGAGCTGGCGGTGTCCATGTGCCGGGAGCTGCTGGACAGCGGTATGGTGTCTGGCCTGCATTTCTACACCCTCAACAGAGAAGTGGCCACCACTGAGATTCTCAAACGTCTGGGCATTTGGAAAGAGGATCCCAG ACGGCCTCTGCCCTGGGCAGTCAGCGCCCACCCCAAGAGGAGAGTCGAAGACGTCCGGCCTATTTTCTGGGCCTCCAGGCCAAAGAGTTACATTCACCGAACTCAGGAATGGGACGATTTCCCCAATGGCCGCTG GGGGAACTCTTCCTCACCAGCCTTCGGCGAGCTGAAGGACTATTACCTCTTCTACCTGAAGAGCAAGTCGCCTCGGGAGGAGCTCCTGAagatgtggggggaggagctgatgaGCGAGGAGAGCCTCTTCGAGGTATTCACCTGTTACATCTCCGGAGAGCCCAACAGGAAGGGGCACAAG GTCACCTGCCTGCCCTGGAACGACGACCCTCTTGCTGCTGAAACCAACCTCTTGAAAGAGCAGCTGGAGAAGGTGAACAGAAGAGGAATCCTGACAATCAACTCTCAGCCAAACATCAATGGCAAACCGTCCACTGACCCCATCGTGGGCTGGGGACCCAGTGGGGGCTATGTCTTCCAGAAG GCATACCTGGAATTCTTCACCTCCAGCGAGAACATCACTGCGCTGCTTAAAGTGCTGAAGATGAAGAAGTACGAGCTCCGTGTGAATTACCACATTGTCAACGTCCGG GGTGAAAACATCACCAACGCTCCCGATCTGCAGCCCAACGCCGTGACCTGGGGCATCTTCCCAGGCAGAGAGATCATTCAGCCGACGGTTGTGGATCCAGTTAGCTTCATGTACTGGAAG GATGAGGCCTTCGCTTTGTGGATTGAGCAGTGGGCTAAGCTGTACGAAGAGGAGTCTCCCTCTCGCATGATTATCCAGTACATCCACGACAACTACTACTTGGTCAACCTGGTGGACAATGAGTTCCCGCTGGAGAACTGCCTGTGGCAGGTCATGGAGGACACTTTCGAGCTGTTGAACTGTCCCACAGAGCAGTGA
- the MTHFR gene encoding methylenetetrahydrofolate reductase isoform X2 has protein sequence MDSRFDRMGMGGPLFIDVTWHPAGDPGSDKETSSMIIANTAVNYCGLETVLHMTCCNQTKEEITGHLQKAKHLGLKNIMALRGDPIGEEWEEEVEGFNYAVDLVKHIRCEFDDYFDICVAGYPKGHPEAESYEADLRHLKEKVSAGADFIITQLFFRSETFLAFMKDCQAIGITCPIVPGIFPIQGYHSLRQLVKLSKLEVPQEIKEVIEPIKDNDAAIRNYGVELAVSMCRELLDSGMVSGLHFYTLNREVATTEILKRLGIWKEDPRRPLPWAVSAHPKRRVEDVRPIFWASRPKSYIHRTQEWDDFPNGRWGNSSSPAFGELKDYYLFYLKSKSPREELLKMWGEELMSEESLFEVFTCYISGEPNRKGHKVTCLPWNDDPLAAETNLLKEQLEKVNRRGILTINSQPNINGKPSTDPIVGWGPSGGYVFQKAYLEFFTSSENITALLKVLKMKKYELRVNYHIVNVRGENITNAPDLQPNAVTWGIFPGREIIQPTVVDPVSFMYWKDEAFALWIEQWAKLYEEESPSRMIIQYIHDNYYLVNLVDNEFPLENCLWQVMEDTFELLNCPTEQ, from the exons ATGGACTCCAG GTTCGACCGCATGGGGATGGGTGGCCCGCTTTTCATTGACGTGACCTGGCACCCAGCAGGGGACCCAGGCTCAGACAAGGAGACCTCCTCCATGATCATCGCCAACACGGCTGTCAACTACTGTGGCCTGGAGACCGTCCTGCACATGACATGTTGCAACCAGACCAAGGAGGAGATCACAGGGCATCTGCAGAAGGCCAAGCATCTGGGGCTGAAGAACATCATGGCGCTGCGAGGAG ACCCCATTGGTGAGGagtgggaggaagaggtggaaggCTTCAACTATGCCGTTGACTTGGTGAAGCACATTCGCTGCGAGTTCGATGACTATTTTGACATCTgcgtggcag GTTATCCCAAGGGCCACCCTGAAGCTGAGAGCTATGAAGCCGACCTGAGGCACTTGAAGGAGAAAGTCTCTGCTGGGGCTGACTTCATCATCAcgcagctcttcttcaggtccgaGACCTTCCTCGCGTTCATGAAGGATTGTCAGGCCATTGGCATCACGTGCCCCATCGTACCTGGCATCTTTCCCATACAG GGTTACCATTCTCTGCGCCAGCTCGTGAAGCTCTCCAAACTTGAGGTGCCGCAGGAGATCAAAGAAGTGATCGAGCCCATCAAGGACAATGACGCAGCCATCCGGAACTACGGGGTGGAGCTGGCGGTGTCCATGTGCCGGGAGCTGCTGGACAGCGGTATGGTGTCTGGCCTGCATTTCTACACCCTCAACAGAGAAGTGGCCACCACTGAGATTCTCAAACGTCTGGGCATTTGGAAAGAGGATCCCAG ACGGCCTCTGCCCTGGGCAGTCAGCGCCCACCCCAAGAGGAGAGTCGAAGACGTCCGGCCTATTTTCTGGGCCTCCAGGCCAAAGAGTTACATTCACCGAACTCAGGAATGGGACGATTTCCCCAATGGCCGCTG GGGGAACTCTTCCTCACCAGCCTTCGGCGAGCTGAAGGACTATTACCTCTTCTACCTGAAGAGCAAGTCGCCTCGGGAGGAGCTCCTGAagatgtggggggaggagctgatgaGCGAGGAGAGCCTCTTCGAGGTATTCACCTGTTACATCTCCGGAGAGCCCAACAGGAAGGGGCACAAG GTCACCTGCCTGCCCTGGAACGACGACCCTCTTGCTGCTGAAACCAACCTCTTGAAAGAGCAGCTGGAGAAGGTGAACAGAAGAGGAATCCTGACAATCAACTCTCAGCCAAACATCAATGGCAAACCGTCCACTGACCCCATCGTGGGCTGGGGACCCAGTGGGGGCTATGTCTTCCAGAAG GCATACCTGGAATTCTTCACCTCCAGCGAGAACATCACTGCGCTGCTTAAAGTGCTGAAGATGAAGAAGTACGAGCTCCGTGTGAATTACCACATTGTCAACGTCCGG GGTGAAAACATCACCAACGCTCCCGATCTGCAGCCCAACGCCGTGACCTGGGGCATCTTCCCAGGCAGAGAGATCATTCAGCCGACGGTTGTGGATCCAGTTAGCTTCATGTACTGGAAG GATGAGGCCTTCGCTTTGTGGATTGAGCAGTGGGCTAAGCTGTACGAAGAGGAGTCTCCCTCTCGCATGATTATCCAGTACATCCACGACAACTACTACTTGGTCAACCTGGTGGACAATGAGTTCCCGCTGGAGAACTGCCTGTGGCAGGTCATGGAGGACACTTTCGAGCTGTTGAACTGTCCCACAGAGCAGTGA